One genomic region from uncultured Cohaesibacter sp. encodes:
- a CDS encoding diacylglycerol kinase family protein, giving the protein MQSRDHEEGSSMQSEKQSGHIAAFLNTGSGTFQMLEIGHVRGMLERAFGDAGYELTIYTGGGADLISQMKEHSQSDDFDILLAGGGDGTVSAAAETAWRNNKTLAVLPGGTMNLYARALSIPLDVELAIDALSSGKKKDADIATANGDPFVHQFSVGLHPRMIRKRNNLDYQSRITKMLASTRAFWETISHMPTCGVTIDLDGKREERQLSALSVSNNLFGSTAPPYAERLDGGELGVYMAGQLTWQRALILGTDLLIGQTPNNPDLEIHSAKCVKLTVHEKPEGSQCVRDGELYDLPDEITIELHAKELSVLVP; this is encoded by the coding sequence ATGCAATCGCGCGATCATGAAGAAGGCTCTTCCATGCAAAGTGAAAAACAATCAGGCCATATCGCCGCTTTTCTGAATACCGGAAGTGGCACCTTCCAGATGCTGGAAATAGGCCATGTGCGCGGCATGCTTGAAAGGGCGTTCGGTGACGCAGGCTATGAGCTGACCATCTATACCGGCGGCGGAGCCGACCTGATAAGCCAGATGAAAGAGCATAGCCAGTCGGACGATTTTGATATCCTGTTGGCTGGCGGAGGCGATGGCACGGTGTCCGCTGCGGCAGAAACTGCTTGGCGCAACAACAAGACTCTTGCCGTGCTACCTGGCGGTACGATGAATCTTTATGCCCGCGCGCTCAGCATCCCACTGGATGTGGAGCTTGCAATTGATGCGCTTTCCAGCGGCAAAAAGAAAGACGCCGATATTGCGACAGCCAATGGCGACCCCTTTGTGCATCAGTTTTCGGTGGGCCTGCATCCAAGAATGATCCGGAAAAGAAACAATCTTGATTATCAGTCGCGCATTACCAAGATGCTGGCCAGTACGCGCGCCTTTTGGGAAACAATTTCCCATATGCCGACCTGCGGCGTGACCATTGATCTGGATGGCAAAAGAGAAGAACGCCAGCTCAGCGCCCTATCGGTGTCGAACAACCTGTTCGGCTCGACCGCCCCGCCCTATGCGGAAAGGCTGGATGGTGGCGAACTGGGTGTCTATATGGCAGGGCAGCTCACATGGCAAAGAGCATTGATACTGGGGACAGATCTTCTGATCGGTCAGACACCGAACAATCCTGATCTGGAAATACACTCGGCCAAATGTGTCAAGCTGACCGTGCATGAAAAGCCTGAAGGCTCTCAATGTGTGCGTGACGGAGAGCTTTACGACCTGCCCGACGAAATCACCATCGAGCTGCACGCCAAGGAGCTGTCGGTTCTGGTGCCGTGA
- a CDS encoding winged helix-turn-helix transcriptional regulator has translation MDKLDRFDRNILTILAENGRITITELAKKVGLSKTPCQIRMRRLEEGGFIRGYGAILDPEKLGEGHIAFVQVSLSDTRSEALNAFNEATRHIREIEQCHMIASNFDYLLKIRTRDMSNYRKVLGEKISALPYVSHTSTFVVMESVKDRG, from the coding sequence ATGGACAAATTGGATAGGTTCGACCGAAACATCCTCACCATACTCGCAGAGAATGGGCGCATCACCATCACCGAGCTTGCAAAAAAGGTCGGATTATCCAAGACGCCCTGCCAGATTCGCATGCGTCGGCTGGAGGAGGGCGGCTTCATCCGCGGCTATGGCGCCATTCTCGACCCGGAGAAGCTCGGCGAGGGTCATATCGCCTTTGTGCAGGTGTCCCTAAGCGACACCCGTTCGGAAGCTCTGAATGCCTTCAACGAAGCCACGCGCCATATCCGCGAAATCGAGCAATGCCATATGATTGCATCCAATTTCGATTATCTTTTGAAGATCCGCACCCGCGATATGAGCAACTACCGCAAGGTGCTGGGCGAGAAGATCTCGGCTCTTCCCTATGTCTCACACACCTCCACCTTCGTGGTGATGGAAAGTGTCAAGGATAGGGGATAG
- the putA gene encoding bifunctional proline dehydrogenase/L-glutamate gamma-semialdehyde dehydrogenase PutA, translated as MDQQSFDTHRDLDARLSELRQVIREHYLADEASNVRRLIEEAHMDERMSLRISQRAADLIRTIRTTTKPSMMENFLAEYGLSTREGVALMCLSEALLRVPDAETIDALISDKITPSEWGQHLGKSTSSLINTSTWGLMLTGNILKEKDEEGLAASMRSMVKRLGEPVIRTAVGQAMKELGRQFVLGTTIEKAIQRGKHYETKGFTYSYDMLGEAARTEADGIKYHLAYSKAIATLAPYCKSKSVHKNPGLSVKLSALHPRYEEGKKERVMSELVSRTFGLALLARSANMNFTIDAEEMDRLDISLDVIEAVLSNPALEGWDGFGVVVQAFGHRASFVIDWLYMLSKKLDRKITVRLVKGAYWDSEIKRAQVMGLEGFPVFTRKANSDVSYLSNARRLLDMTDHIYPQFASHNAHTATAVMEMAISARVGKGSYELQRLHGMGDALHDTLVKQEKVACRIYAPVGAHSDLLAYLVRRLLENGSNSSFVNQIVDTHIRPEEIAGDPFAKVRELGDAIENPFLTKPKDIFKGVRRNSKGWDHTDPLSIEAIDEKRGKFKSHLWEATPLIAGHKSKEDPSPVYNPADRSEQIGTVVKASEADVEKALAASEKGFAVWAAKPVAERSAILTKVAELYEDNAEELFAIAAREAGKVMTDAIGEVREAVDFAHYYAAEAERLEKEAKDGRTARGTIACISPWNFPLAIFTGQILAALAAGNAVIAKPAGPTGIMAFRAVQLMHEAGVPKGAIQLLPGSGSVVGTPITSDPRIAGVCFTGSTGTAQTINRAMAASLDPSAPLIAETGGLNAMIVDSTALPEQAVKDIVSSSFQSAGQRCSALRMLYVQEDIYDHLMEMLKGATDELSLGNPWDWSTDVGPVIDEAAKAGIDNHCDKMRAKGRLIKQLSTPKEGVFCAPTIIELNGIEELEEEIFGPVLHVAKFKAGKLNDVIAAINAKGFGLTFGLHTRMDNRVQEVIDQIKVGNAYVNRNQIGAVVASQPFGGEGLSGTGPKAGGPNYVERFYMPFKHEEPAAPEGDSASVTEIQYAIHELRADKAKRKKWAEKDYRFAALKSAYNLPVSFDVFLQRDMSPRDMSGPTGESNRLTFAPRGVVMVVGATERMALLQAVAALVAGNAVILVGKGAKAMAAKLAESGAPVAGFDGVLAADAIAKFEGIDAIAYMADNETLRTVRVAMAKRDGALTPLITEANPFRFALERHVCVDTTAAGGNATLLAAAEGEAN; from the coding sequence ATGGATCAACAGTCTTTCGACACGCATCGCGATCTGGACGCCCGCCTCTCAGAGCTGCGTCAGGTTATTCGCGAACATTATCTGGCAGACGAAGCAAGCAACGTTCGTCGCCTGATCGAAGAAGCTCATATGGATGAACGCATGAGCCTGCGCATTTCCCAGCGCGCGGCCGATCTCATCCGCACCATCCGTACCACCACCAAGCCCTCCATGATGGAGAATTTCCTCGCGGAATATGGCCTGTCCACCCGCGAAGGTGTGGCGCTGATGTGCCTGTCCGAAGCGCTGCTGCGCGTGCCGGACGCTGAAACCATCGATGCCTTGATCTCCGACAAGATCACCCCGAGTGAATGGGGCCAGCATCTGGGCAAGTCCACCTCTTCTCTGATCAATACATCCACCTGGGGGCTGATGCTGACCGGCAACATCCTCAAGGAGAAAGATGAAGAAGGTCTCGCCGCTTCCATGCGCTCCATGGTCAAGCGCCTCGGTGAACCGGTGATCCGCACCGCCGTTGGGCAGGCCATGAAAGAGCTGGGTCGTCAGTTCGTGCTGGGTACCACCATCGAGAAAGCCATTCAGCGCGGCAAGCATTACGAAACCAAGGGCTTCACCTATTCCTATGACATGCTGGGCGAGGCGGCCCGCACCGAAGCAGACGGCATCAAATATCATCTGGCCTATTCCAAGGCGATCGCCACGCTGGCCCCTTACTGCAAGTCAAAATCGGTTCACAAGAATCCGGGCCTGTCTGTGAAGCTTTCTGCGCTGCATCCGCGCTATGAAGAAGGCAAGAAAGAGCGCGTCATGTCCGAGCTGGTCTCGCGTACCTTCGGTCTTGCCCTTCTGGCACGCTCCGCCAACATGAACTTTACCATTGATGCCGAGGAAATGGATCGTCTTGATATTTCCCTCGATGTGATCGAAGCCGTGCTTTCCAATCCGGCCCTTGAAGGCTGGGATGGCTTTGGCGTGGTCGTGCAGGCCTTCGGTCACCGTGCAAGCTTCGTCATCGATTGGCTCTACATGCTTTCCAAGAAGCTGGATCGCAAGATTACGGTGCGTCTGGTGAAGGGCGCTTATTGGGATAGCGAAATCAAGCGGGCGCAGGTTATGGGGCTGGAAGGCTTCCCGGTCTTCACCCGTAAGGCCAACTCCGATGTCTCCTACCTGTCCAATGCCCGTCGCCTGCTGGATATGACCGATCATATCTATCCGCAGTTTGCCTCTCACAACGCCCATACCGCGACAGCCGTCATGGAAATGGCCATTTCGGCCCGCGTGGGCAAAGGCTCCTATGAGCTTCAGCGCCTGCATGGCATGGGCGATGCGTTGCATGACACGCTGGTCAAACAGGAAAAAGTCGCCTGCCGCATCTATGCGCCGGTGGGGGCTCACTCTGACCTGCTGGCCTATCTGGTCCGTCGCTTGTTGGAAAATGGTTCCAACTCTTCCTTCGTCAACCAGATTGTCGATACCCATATCAGACCGGAGGAAATTGCAGGTGACCCATTTGCCAAGGTGCGTGAGCTGGGCGATGCCATCGAAAACCCGTTCCTGACCAAGCCGAAGGATATTTTCAAAGGCGTGCGTCGCAACTCCAAAGGCTGGGACCACACCGATCCGCTTTCCATTGAGGCAATTGACGAGAAGCGTGGCAAGTTCAAATCCCATCTGTGGGAGGCAACGCCGCTGATCGCCGGGCACAAATCCAAGGAAGACCCCTCCCCGGTCTACAATCCGGCTGATCGTAGCGAACAGATCGGCACAGTGGTCAAGGCTTCCGAGGCAGATGTTGAAAAAGCTCTGGCAGCCAGCGAGAAAGGCTTTGCTGTCTGGGCAGCCAAACCGGTGGCCGAACGCTCTGCCATTCTGACCAAGGTTGCCGAGCTTTATGAAGACAACGCAGAGGAACTGTTTGCCATTGCTGCCCGTGAGGCCGGCAAGGTGATGACCGATGCCATTGGCGAAGTCAGAGAAGCGGTCGACTTTGCGCATTATTATGCCGCTGAGGCCGAAAGGCTCGAAAAGGAAGCCAAGGACGGACGCACCGCGCGTGGCACAATCGCCTGTATTTCGCCATGGAACTTCCCGCTGGCCATCTTCACCGGCCAGATTCTCGCCGCCCTTGCTGCTGGTAACGCCGTCATCGCCAAACCGGCAGGCCCGACTGGCATTATGGCCTTCCGTGCGGTTCAGCTGATGCATGAAGCCGGTGTGCCCAAAGGCGCCATACAGCTGCTGCCCGGCAGCGGCTCGGTGGTTGGCACGCCCATCACCTCTGATCCGCGTATTGCTGGCGTCTGCTTTACCGGCTCCACCGGAACAGCGCAGACCATCAACCGCGCCATGGCGGCAAGCCTTGACCCAAGCGCGCCGCTGATTGCGGAAACAGGCGGCCTCAACGCCATGATCGTTGACTCCACCGCCCTGCCCGAGCAAGCGGTGAAAGACATCGTTTCGTCCTCGTTCCAATCTGCAGGGCAGCGGTGTTCTGCTCTGCGCATGCTGTATGTGCAGGAAGATATCTATGATCATCTGATGGAAATGCTCAAGGGGGCCACGGATGAGCTTTCCCTTGGCAATCCGTGGGACTGGTCAACTGATGTTGGTCCGGTCATTGATGAAGCTGCAAAAGCGGGCATCGATAACCATTGCGACAAGATGCGCGCCAAGGGCCGCTTGATCAAGCAGCTCTCCACCCCGAAAGAAGGTGTTTTCTGCGCGCCGACCATCATCGAACTGAACGGCATTGAAGAGCTGGAAGAAGAAATCTTCGGTCCGGTTCTGCATGTAGCCAAATTCAAGGCAGGCAAGCTGAATGACGTGATTGCGGCCATCAACGCCAAGGGCTTCGGCCTTACTTTCGGTCTGCATACCCGTATGGATAATCGGGTGCAGGAAGTGATCGATCAGATCAAGGTCGGCAACGCTTATGTCAACCGCAACCAGATCGGTGCCGTTGTGGCCTCGCAGCCCTTCGGTGGCGAAGGCTTGTCCGGCACTGGACCGAAAGCCGGTGGACCAAACTATGTGGAACGCTTCTACATGCCCTTCAAGCATGAGGAGCCAGCCGCACCGGAAGGCGATTCGGCTTCGGTCACGGAAATCCAGTATGCCATCCACGAGCTGCGCGCCGACAAGGCCAAACGCAAGAAATGGGCCGAGAAGGACTATCGCTTCGCGGCGTTGAAGAGTGCCTACAATCTGCCGGTCTCGTTCGATGTGTTCCTGCAGCGCGATATGAGCCCGCGGGACATGTCCGGGCCGACCGGTGAATCCAACCGCCTCACCTTTGCGCCGCGTGGCGTTGTGATGGTGGTCGGGGCAACCGAGCGCATGGCTCTGCTGCAGGCTGTGGCAGCTCTGGTTGCTGGCAACGCTGTCATTCTTGTTGGCAAGGGTGCAAAAGCCATGGCCGCCAAGCTGGCCGAGAGTGGCGCGCCGGTTGCTGGCTTTGACGGTGTGCTCGCCGCCGACGCCATCGCCAAGTTCGAGGGCATCGATGCCATTGCCTATATGGCTGATAATGAGACCCTGCGCACTGTCCGTGTGGCAATGGCCAAAAGGGATGGCGCTTTGACACCTCTGATCACGGAAGCCAACCCCTTCCGCTTTGCATTGGAGCGTCATGTCTGCGTGGACACCACGGCAGCTGGCGGCAACGCAACCCTGCTGGCAGCGGCTGAAGGAGAGGCCAATTAA
- a CDS encoding LysR substrate-binding domain-containing protein translates to MQRKLPPFSALKAFEAAARNGSFARAAAELNVTATAVSQHVKGLENWLGEALFVRHANGVELSERAKALVPEASRLLDEIATLLPPAQEENNSVSVTISAPRAFADGWLGPRLADFQNDNPGITVFLDAEDKQSHPERNVTADLMISRMPATNDSLLSELLFEDRIMPVCTEQYRDLMGLDHAEGWKSVTLLHDALWEKDWPFWGTQQPDVRLDWLAGPRYPNHWLLLEAARQGRGVAMAHMDLAADSLMERSLVSLAPQPVETGDSYFLTRRRGHRSPAAIQLRAWLLGCMRESPNTSSR, encoded by the coding sequence GTGCAAAGAAAACTCCCTCCTTTCAGTGCCCTCAAGGCGTTTGAAGCGGCCGCAAGAAACGGGTCTTTTGCACGCGCTGCAGCAGAGCTGAATGTCACCGCCACCGCTGTGAGCCAACATGTCAAAGGCCTTGAAAACTGGCTCGGGGAAGCCCTGTTTGTTCGTCATGCCAATGGCGTTGAGTTGAGCGAAAGGGCCAAAGCGCTTGTGCCCGAGGCGTCTCGCCTGCTCGATGAAATCGCCACGCTCTTGCCTCCGGCGCAGGAAGAAAATAATTCCGTATCCGTAACGATATCGGCTCCCAGAGCCTTTGCGGACGGATGGCTCGGGCCGCGTCTGGCAGATTTTCAGAATGACAATCCCGGCATTACCGTGTTTTTGGACGCGGAAGACAAGCAAAGCCATCCTGAACGCAATGTGACGGCCGATCTGATGATCTCGCGTATGCCGGCGACAAATGACAGCCTCTTGTCCGAATTGTTATTTGAAGATCGCATCATGCCAGTTTGCACCGAGCAATATCGCGACCTCATGGGGCTGGATCATGCAGAGGGCTGGAAGTCCGTCACCCTTTTGCATGATGCACTTTGGGAAAAGGATTGGCCCTTCTGGGGTACGCAACAGCCTGATGTGAGATTGGATTGGCTTGCAGGCCCTCGCTATCCCAATCATTGGCTGCTTCTGGAGGCAGCAAGACAAGGGCGCGGGGTCGCCATGGCTCATATGGATCTGGCCGCAGACTCCCTGATGGAGCGATCGCTTGTATCGCTGGCGCCGCAACCCGTCGAAACAGGGGACAGCTACTTCCTCACAAGACGACGGGGCCATCGCTCACCGGCGGCCATTCAACTGCGCGCCTGGCTTCTGGGCTGTATGCGTGAAAGCCCAAATACAAGTTCCCGATGA
- the grpE gene encoding nucleotide exchange factor GrpE — protein MSDETRNPEAVVDPLAEAPAEEVSQEETYLNPLEAAELRIQEMEKEASEMKDQLLRTVAEMENLRRRTEKEIRDAKQFSVTSFARDMLAVADNLRRGLEAIPEEERANADGALKALLEGTEMTEREMLKTLEKHGVKKLNPEGEKFDPNYHQAMFEVPNPDVPNNSVIQVVQSGYVIGTRVLRPAMVGVAKGGPKFPAQPADDVDGVDKSV, from the coding sequence ATGTCTGACGAAACCCGTAATCCTGAAGCTGTCGTAGACCCGCTTGCCGAGGCTCCGGCTGAAGAGGTTTCCCAAGAGGAGACTTATCTCAATCCCTTGGAAGCTGCCGAGCTGCGCATCCAGGAGATGGAAAAAGAAGCTTCCGAGATGAAAGACCAGCTGCTGCGCACTGTGGCGGAAATGGAGAATCTGCGTCGCCGTACTGAAAAGGAAATCCGCGATGCCAAGCAGTTTTCCGTTACCAGCTTTGCACGTGACATGCTGGCGGTGGCTGACAATCTGCGTCGTGGTCTGGAAGCCATTCCCGAAGAAGAACGGGCCAACGCTGATGGCGCTTTGAAAGCTCTGCTGGAAGGCACCGAGATGACCGAACGGGAAATGCTCAAGACGCTGGAAAAGCACGGCGTCAAGAAGCTGAACCCGGAAGGAGAGAAATTCGACCCGAATTATCATCAGGCCATGTTTGAAGTACCCAACCCGGATGTTCCGAACAATTCGGTTATTCAGGTCGTGCAGTCCGGTTACGTTATCGGAACCCGCGTTCTGCGTCCTGCGATGGTTGGTGTTGCCAAGGGTGGACCGAAGTTCCCCGCACAGCCTGCCGATGATGTAGATGGCGTCGACAAGAGCGTCTAA
- the hrcA gene encoding heat-inducible transcriptional repressor HrcA, whose amino-acid sequence MFERDRLNQIPPLVGMDDRVKDIFRTIVESYLSTGDPVGSRNISRALPISLSPASVRNVMSDLEQLGLIYSPHTSAGRLPTEMGLRFFVDAMMEFGDLSNDERNAIKRQMTSSHQPDAGFESLLTQASQMLSGLSSGAGLVLANKQDQRLKHVEFVRLEATKALVVLVDEDDKVENRLMTLPKGLPASALTEASNFLNAHIRGKTLSEAQKEIEAHHVELQAELDDLTAKLVESGVATWAGASEDQPQSLIIRGRSNLLENVTAQEDLERIRHLFDDLESKKDFVQLLELAEQGDGVRIYIGSENQLFSLSGSSVIVSPYRDGNQKIVGVLGVIGPTRLNYARIVPMVDYTARVLSSMLTDPKRRFESD is encoded by the coding sequence ATGTTTGAACGAGATCGTCTGAACCAGATACCGCCATTGGTCGGAATGGATGACAGGGTAAAGGATATTTTCCGCACCATCGTGGAATCCTATCTTTCGACCGGTGATCCTGTGGGATCGCGCAACATTTCCCGCGCCTTGCCCATTTCGCTGTCGCCAGCGTCGGTGCGCAATGTGATGTCCGATCTGGAGCAATTGGGGCTGATCTATTCGCCCCACACCAGTGCCGGCCGCTTGCCCACAGAAATGGGGCTGCGCTTTTTCGTCGATGCCATGATGGAATTTGGCGACCTGTCGAACGACGAGCGCAATGCCATCAAGCGGCAGATGACGTCGTCCCATCAGCCTGACGCCGGTTTCGAGAGCCTGTTGACGCAGGCGAGCCAGATGCTCTCCGGCCTATCTTCCGGCGCGGGGCTCGTTCTGGCCAACAAGCAGGATCAGCGCCTCAAGCATGTGGAATTTGTACGGCTGGAAGCTACCAAGGCGCTGGTTGTTCTCGTGGATGAGGATGACAAGGTGGAAAACCGCCTTATGACCCTGCCCAAGGGGCTGCCTGCCTCGGCGCTCACAGAGGCGAGCAATTTTCTCAACGCCCATATTCGGGGCAAGACCCTGTCTGAAGCGCAAAAGGAAATCGAAGCTCATCATGTGGAGCTACAGGCTGAATTGGATGATCTCACCGCAAAGCTGGTGGAATCCGGGGTCGCAACATGGGCCGGGGCCAGCGAGGACCAGCCCCAAAGCCTGATCATTCGCGGACGCTCCAACCTTTTGGAAAATGTTACGGCGCAGGAAGATCTTGAACGCATCCGCCATCTGTTTGACGATCTGGAATCCAAGAAGGATTTCGTTCAACTTCTGGAACTGGCCGAACAGGGCGACGGCGTTCGAATCTATATCGGTTCGGAAAACCAGCTCTTTTCGCTTTCGGGCTCATCGGTCATTGTTTCTCCCTACCGCGATGGCAACCAGAAGATCGTCGGCGTGCTGGGCGTTATTGGTCCGACCCGGCTCAATTATGCGCGCATCGTGCCCATGGTCGATTATACCGCACGGGTGCTGAGCAGCATGCTGACAGATCCGAAAAGACGATTTGAAAGCGACTGA
- the rph gene encoding ribonuclease PH, translating into MRPSKRNPDQKRVVTMTRNVSKHAEGSCLIKCGDTHVLCIASLEERIPPWLRGQNRGWVTAEYGMLPRATGDRMRREAQAGKQSGRTQEIQRLIGRSLRAVVDLEALGERQITIDCDVLQADGGTRTASITGAWVALNDCIEWMRARGMIAADTKVLKDQVAAISCGIYNGTPVLDLDYLEDSDAETDSNFVMTGKGGIVEIQGTAEGEPFSEDEFAQLMALAKKGIGELVTQQLEAQPQD; encoded by the coding sequence ATGCGCCCTTCCAAACGGAATCCCGACCAGAAACGCGTCGTCACCATGACACGCAACGTCTCCAAACACGCGGAGGGCTCTTGCCTGATCAAATGCGGCGATACCCATGTATTGTGCATCGCCAGCCTTGAAGAGCGCATTCCGCCCTGGCTGCGCGGACAGAATCGCGGTTGGGTCACCGCTGAATATGGCATGCTGCCGCGCGCCACTGGCGATCGTATGCGCCGCGAGGCACAGGCTGGCAAACAGTCTGGCCGCACGCAGGAAATCCAGCGCCTGATTGGTCGTTCCCTGCGCGCCGTTGTTGATCTGGAAGCGCTCGGCGAGCGGCAGATCACCATCGACTGTGATGTGCTTCAGGCAGACGGCGGCACCCGCACCGCCTCTATCACCGGTGCATGGGTAGCGCTGAATGACTGCATCGAATGGATGCGGGCCCGTGGCATGATCGCTGCTGACACGAAGGTTCTCAAAGATCAGGTCGCCGCCATTTCTTGCGGTATCTATAACGGCACGCCGGTGCTCGATCTGGATTATCTGGAAGATTCCGATGCAGAAACCGATTCCAACTTTGTCATGACCGGCAAGGGCGGCATCGTGGAAATCCAGGGCACCGCCGAAGGAGAACCATTCTCCGAAGACGAATTCGCCCAGCTGATGGCGCTTGCCAAAAAGGGTATCGGCGAGCTGGTTACCCAGCAGCTTGAAGCCCAGCCTCAGGACTAG
- the rdgB gene encoding RdgB/HAM1 family non-canonical purine NTP pyrophosphatase → MANRLSADTPLVVASHNKGKIREIKDLLGHYGLSIKTATELDLEEPEETGTTFEANAELKAMAAAKATGLPALADDSGFAVDALDGDPGIYSARWAGPDRDFAQAMRNVEEKLQALGATTPEKRGCRFVAVLCLAWPDGETHFFRGEVEGLAVWPPRGEKGFGYDPMFQPEGFDITFGEMEPDQKHGWKPGEETALSHRSRAFKLFADACLEG, encoded by the coding sequence ATGGCAAATAGATTATCCGCTGACACCCCGCTTGTTGTGGCCAGCCATAACAAGGGCAAGATCCGCGAAATCAAGGATCTGCTTGGCCATTATGGCCTCAGCATCAAAACCGCGACCGAGCTGGATCTGGAAGAGCCTGAAGAAACCGGCACGACCTTTGAAGCCAATGCAGAACTCAAGGCCATGGCGGCTGCCAAGGCAACCGGCCTGCCTGCGTTGGCCGATGATTCCGGCTTTGCGGTTGATGCGCTTGATGGTGATCCGGGAATCTATTCAGCCCGTTGGGCTGGCCCTGACAGGGATTTTGCTCAAGCCATGCGCAATGTGGAAGAAAAGCTGCAGGCGCTTGGCGCAACCACGCCGGAAAAACGCGGCTGTCGCTTTGTCGCCGTGCTCTGCCTTGCCTGGCCAGACGGGGAAACCCATTTCTTCCGCGGCGAAGTGGAAGGACTGGCCGTTTGGCCGCCACGCGGTGAGAAGGGCTTTGGCTATGATCCGATGTTCCAGCCCGAGGGCTTTGATATCACCTTTGGCGAAATGGAACCGGACCAGAAACATGGCTGGAAACCGGGGGAAGAGACGGCCTTGTCGCATCGCTCCCGCGCTTTCAAGCTTTTTGCCGATGCATGCCTTGAAGGGTAA
- the hemW gene encoding radical SAM family heme chaperone HemW, whose product MCPDNQQLSKPGPDNPGFGIYLHWPFCKAKCPYCDFNSHVRHQPVDQQRFASAIIAELGLYASRIKGAGRSAPVTSIFFGGGTPSLMQPAIVGQLLDAVADLWTVAPDAEITLEANPTSVEAEHFRGYASAGVNRVSLGVQSLYDDQLRFLGRMHSADEAKVAIELAQKHFDRMSFDLIYARPHQTPEAWARELDEAIALAADHLSLYQLTIEQDTPFFALYRNGKFELPDEDTSVALYEMTHERLEMHGMPAYEISNHARPGYESRHNLTYWRYGDYVGVGAGAHGRLQLANGRLATSNERHPESWLKRVEQQGTGAIEEEILTLEEQSDEFLIMGLRVKEGIDLDRYEKLAGRQLDAGRIDGLVGEGLLVRKGNRIHATRKGFLVLNALVADLASE is encoded by the coding sequence ATGTGCCCTGACAATCAACAACTCTCAAAGCCGGGACCAGACAATCCCGGCTTTGGCATTTATTTGCACTGGCCTTTTTGCAAGGCCAAATGCCCCTATTGCGACTTCAATTCCCATGTGCGCCATCAGCCTGTGGATCAGCAGCGCTTTGCTTCTGCCATAATTGCCGAGCTTGGTCTCTATGCCAGTCGCATCAAGGGGGCAGGGCGGAGCGCGCCTGTTACCTCAATCTTTTTCGGTGGCGGCACACCGTCTCTGATGCAGCCCGCCATCGTTGGCCAATTGCTTGATGCTGTCGCTGATCTATGGACCGTGGCGCCGGACGCCGAAATCACACTGGAAGCCAACCCCACATCTGTGGAAGCGGAGCATTTCAGGGGCTATGCCAGTGCGGGGGTCAATCGCGTCTCGCTTGGGGTGCAGTCGCTCTATGATGATCAATTGCGCTTTCTGGGCCGGATGCACAGCGCCGATGAGGCGAAGGTCGCCATCGAGCTGGCACAAAAGCATTTTGATCGCATGTCGTTCGATCTCATCTATGCCCGCCCGCATCAAACGCCAGAAGCATGGGCAAGGGAACTGGACGAGGCCATCGCATTGGCTGCCGATCATCTCTCGCTCTATCAGCTCACCATTGAGCAGGACACGCCCTTCTTCGCGCTGTATCGCAATGGCAAATTCGAGCTGCCCGATGAAGACACCTCGGTGGCGCTTTATGAAATGACCCACGAGCGGCTGGAAATGCATGGCATGCCTGCCTATGAAATTTCCAACCATGCCCGTCCGGGCTATGAATCCCGCCATAATCTGACCTATTGGCGCTATGGCGACTATGTCGGTGTTGGCGCCGGTGCCCATGGGCGGTTACAGCTGGCCAATGGCAGGCTCGCGACCAGCAATGAGCGCCACCCTGAAAGCTGGCTGAAGCGGGTCGAGCAACAGGGTACGGGGGCGATCGAAGAGGAAATCCTGACCCTTGAAGAGCAGAGCGATGAATTTCTCATCATGGGCTTGCGTGTCAAGGAAGGCATAGACCTTGATCGCTATGAGAAACTGGCAGGCAGACAGCTTGATGCAGGGCGCATTGACGGTCTGGTCGGCGAGGGGCTGTTGGTGCGTAAGGGCAACCGCATCCACGCCACCCGTAAAGGCTTTCTTGTGCTCAACGCATTGGTCGCCGATTTGGCCAGTGAATAA